GCGACTGCATTTAACCTTCGGAGATGTGCTTTGTCTATGATCGTGATTAgccaagagaaacaaaataatgCTATCAACTGAATATTTTCACATAATCCAATCTAAAACTAAGAGGTACGTACGTAATCGTAATTTCTAAAGGTCGAAACAAATGTCCTAGTGAGATATGAAGTTTGGTTACGCATTATATGattcttaattatattgttttaggagaaataaaaaattgacaagtttttttaatacaatgtttTTTCGTAGGAGAGACAATTTTATAAGAGGTAGTACTAAAACTAATATTAAGAGGGAGTGTCGGCAAGTTTAGACCCTACCACGAAGACTAGAGATAATACACATGTCGCTTATAAAAGATTGTTGTCAACGTGGCAATATTTGATTAGTTGAATATTCCCCCAAAAGAAAGTCACGTATGTCAGCATCATAAAATGAATCTAATGGCTTGGAGATACCACTTGTGCGTGGCCACGTTTCACATGTCACCATTGATTAAATTCGTAGTTTTCTGATAAGCTCGATCGGTAGTGATTTTAgcatttttgttatatatgtctGCTATgtcttttcattatatatatgacgTATTATCaacaacatttaaattttaaatacccCATACTATAACATAAGTTAAGTTTTAATCTACGTGTTTCATGTTCCGGCCAAAGGCGGATTTAAATCAAAAGGTTTAGTTTTAGGCAATGGTGTTTATGTGGTAAAATAGTGTGGTATGATTTTGATCGGTCTAATACACAACGGTCACGCTGTAAAACTCAAATATCGAATGGTTTGAACGCCGCGAACGTTTCTTATCCACTATAATTCAGATCAAAGTAATAAGAAAATTGCCAAGAAATTATTCATTGGCTCCTTGTTAAAAAACATATGATAGCCAGCCACTAAAACACATTAAATTCTAAATGAATGAAGAATGATcgatcaaataaatttaatcaaGCAGTGGAAGTGAAATTGAAGTTGGCAGAGTTGTTAGTGTGACGGCCCAATAACGCAGAACTAAAAACCTAATCTGCTACGCACCAAATCAAATGCGGGGCAAATTATCCTCTCACTGAAACCCATTCGAGTTGACTCCTCCGTCAATGAAACCCAAACAGATGACGTCATTACTGACACTCACCATTCTTCACAACGAAGTCGTTGTTTTCAGAAATACttgaaacgatgtcgttttcagaaaacaaacctcttcctttttttggtttgccatctattttttttttctttatttcttttctatGGCCCTTTAAAAGCCTGAAAATACACCTCTCTtctaaaatttcctaaaatattttaggaaattgaGTTTGAGggattaccaaaaaaaaagtttatttttatttttaaagcaaCATAATTGTAAAAGTGAAATGAACCAACCAAGGAGATTTTGTTGTAATGCCAACCAAGAAGATCTATGGATTTCAATCACAAAGCAAGATTCATAGCATAGATTGGCATGGGAGAGGAGCTATGGATTTCAATCACAAAGCAAGTTACATCCCACACTTAGAACTACACTAGACTAGACAATTAAAGTTTTCACTTACACACATATGGCCTCGTACTACTAGAATTCGAATCACACACAAAGCAAGTTACATCCTACACTTAGAAAAAGTTAGAGTTTTCACTTACACACGTAGCTCATACTACTAATATAGAACGTCTTTCTAGTTCGTGGTTCTAATCATCAAGCGCGTCGGCTCTGTTCCGCCGTAACAGTTTCTAATTCTATAGCCGCCTTGAGCTGATCCTCCAAGTCTGGCAATCAACCAGCTTCTTTGCTTTGACATCAAGTTCTTCATATGCAGCTTTGCACATCGGCGTTGTGGGAACACCACAAAATTCTACcatagagttttgttttttattgtttaaattttgtgcaatattttttcaattatatattattaaattttctcaAGTAATAATGTCTCAATTTCtttcttatattgtttttgtaggTCTAgaagtaattaagaaaatatgtcCATCCATATATGCAAATATGTTTATAACATGTTCAATTGATTcataaaaaaggtaaaattaattatattgaaaaTGTTACAATAACCTTTCCTCACTCTGTCTCGGTTAGTTTTGGAACAATATCTGGCTTTATCATAATAagttcaaaaactaaaatattttaactctaacaagaaaacaaatatatatatatatatatatatatatacacttaaaaTCAATTCTAATCAGCATTTTAGATCTatataaaattgttaaattttcaTTCTATCAGTTAAGTATATAAAATCAGTTCtcttttatgaaaattgttaatttcatatttatttatttatattcatgTAACTTTCACCATTATTTATCCTATAATAATCATTATCTCATTTTTAACCATAAAccagattttatttttggtttttcctaGAGTGGTTGAAAGATAAAGTgagaaaatattttgaattttaattttaattttacagacTATATGGCATATACGTagtttaaaatagtttttgtttttaattatttttggtatataatttaaaattttgtttttaggacATTACAAggatatactatattttaatacttgattccattttttttaaattacaatctgatgatatatatatacatatatacatgtcAACGTACGTGAAATCATTAGAATGAAGcctaacattaaaaattaaatttcatagaagttaaattttaaaaatagaagcTTAATTATCTTGACATTGTAGTTCATAAGTTCATANNNNNNNNNNNNNNNNNNNNNNNNNNNNNNNNNNNNNNNNNNNNNNNNNNNNNNNNNNNNNNNNNNNNNNNNNNNNNNNNNNNNNNNNNNNNNNNNNNNNNNNNNNNNNNNNNNNNNNNNNNNNNNNNNNNNNNNNNNNNNNNNNNNNNNNNNNNNNNNNNNNNNNNNNNNNNNNNNNNNNNNNNNNNNNNNNNNNNNNNNNNNNNNNNNNNNNNNNNNNNNNNNNNNNNNNNNNNNNNNNNNNNNNNNNNNNNNNNNNNNNNNNNNNNNNNNNNNNNNNNNNNNNNNNNNNNNNNNNNNNNNNNNNNNNNNNNNNNNNNNNNNNNNNNNNNNNNNNNNNNNNNNNNNNNNNNNNNNNNNNNNNNNNNNNNNNNNNNNNNNNNNNNNNNNNNNNNNNNNNNNNNNNNNNNNNNNNNNNNNNNNNNNNNNNNNNNNNNNNNNNNNNNNNNNNNNNNNNNNNNNNNNNNNNNNNNNNNNNNNNNNNNNNNNNNNNNNNNNNNNNNNNNNNNNNNNNNNNNNNNNNNNNNNNNNNNNNNNNNNNNNNNNNNNNNNNNNNNNNNNNNNNNNNNNNNNNNNNNNNNNNNNNNNNNNNNNNNNNNNNNNNNNNNNNNNNNNNNNNNNNNNNNNNNNNNNNNNNNNNNNNNNNNNNNNNNNNNNNNNNNNNNNNNNNNNNNNNNNNNNNNNNNNNNNNNNNNNNNNNNNNNNNNNNNNNNNNNNNNNNNNNNNNNNNNNNNNNNNNNNNNNNNNNNNNNNNNNNNNNNNNNNNNNNNNNNNNNNNNNNNNNNNNNNNNNNNNNNNNNNNNNNNNNNNNNNNNNNNNNNNNNNNNNNNNNNNNNNNNNNNNNNNNNNNNNNNNNNNNNNNNNNNNNNNNNNNNNNNNNNNNNNNNNNNNNNNNNNNNNNNNNNNNNNNNNNNNNNNNNNNNNNNNNNNNNNNNNNNNNNNNNNNNNNNNNNNNNNNNNNNNNNNNNNNNNNNNNNNNNNNNNNNNNNNNNNNNNNNNNNNNNNNNNNNNNNNNNNNNNNNNNNNNNNNNNNNNNNNNNNNNNNNNNNNNNNNNNNNNNNNNNNNNNNNNNNNNNNNNNNNNNNNNNNNNNNNNNNNNNNNNNNNNNNNNNNNNNNNNNNNNNNNNNNNNNNNNNNNNNNNNNNNNNNNNNNNNNNNNNNNNNNNNNNNNNNNNNNNNNNNNNNNNNNNNNNNNNNNNNNNNNNNNNNNNNNNNNNNNNNNNNNNNNNNNNNNNNNNNNNNNNNNNNNNNNNNNNNNNNNNNNNNNNNNNNNNNNNNNNNNNNNNNNNNNNNNNNNNNNNNNNNNNNNNNNNNNNNNNNNNNNNNNNNNNNNNNNNNNNNNNNNNNNNNNNNNNNNNNNNNNNNNNNNNNNNNNNNNNNNNNNNNNNNNNNNNNNNNNNNNNNNNNNNNNNNNNNNNNNNNNNNNNNNNNNNNNNNNNNNNNNNNNNNNNNNNNNNNNNNNNNNNNNNNNNNNNNNNNNNNNNNNNNNNNNNNNNNNNNNNNNNNNNNNNNNNNNNNNNNNNNNNNNNNNNNNNNNNNNNNNNNNNNNNNNNNNNNNNNNNNNNNNNNNNNNNNNNNNNNNNNNNNNNNNNNNNNNNNNNNNNNNNNNNNNNNNNNNNNNNNNNNNNNNNNNNNNNNNNNNNNNNNNNNNNNNNNNNNNNNNNNNNNNNNNNNNNNNNNNNNNNNNNNNNNNNNNNNNNNNNNNNNNNNNNNNNNNNNNNNNNNNNNNNNNNNNNNNNNNNNNNNNNNNNNNNNNNNNNNNNNNNNNNNNNNNNNNNNNNNNNNNNNNNNNNNNNNNNNNNNNNNNNNNNNNNNNNNNNNNNNNNNNNNNNNNNNNNNNNNNNNNNNNNNNNNNNNNNNNNNNNNNNNNNNNNNNNNNNNNNNNNNNNNNNNNNNNNNNNNNNNNNNNNNNNNNNNNNNNNNNNNNNNNGAAgttaatttaaaccaaaaaaaaaattacctcgATTTTTTTCATCCAAGAATTGGCCTTGTTGACTTGTTCATTAACCCAACCGTTAATAACGGCGTCTTCTCTCTTAAACCTGTTATTGATCTTAGCCAGTTTTGCCGTCTGCCACGCCGTTATCTTCGCTTCCACCTCTTCCCTCTTCACCCTTTGCACCGTCGTCGTCCCTACCCGACCTTGACTTTCACCCAGACCCAACAACCTATTCTCACTTCCAGGATCCAAACCCGGACTCGGATACTGGTCCGGCACAATTGCCAAAGGATTCGTCTCCACTTCATGATCCCTCTCCTCGTGAATCCTCATCAAGTTCAAGTCatgttgtctctcttcttcacgTTGCGTGACGTTACGAGCCGTTGGTTCGTTGTTTTCCATAGAGGAGCCAGCGATGACTAGAGCGTTGAACTCTCTGCTTATAGTCGTGAAGTTCTCGCCAGAAGAAGCTCCTTCGCTCATGGTCGTTGTTGACCTTGGCGGAGAAAAATAGCCTCGGAAAGCAGGCGGTGGAGGCAACGTCGTCGTCATCGTCCGGGAGTTATCTTCCGGCGTCGGAGTTAGCGCGTGGATGTCTCTCACGACAGTCTCCGTCGTCTCAACCCGGTGGTTACTTGTGGCGTCCGCTGACCTTTCTTGACCGTAAAGAGTCATCATAAtctgagaattagggtttatgaattatgatcgtcaaagaagaagaagatgatcatggCCTGATCTGATCAaagtaatattatattttctgacCTCGGCAAGCTTAAAATGGTTTTGATATTGGCTTTGGTAATGTCAAACGTTTTAGCTCTGATTTTGATTAGATTAGAGGAAAAAGATCACTACACGACAAAAAAATGGATTAAAAATGTAGAATTCTCAAGAAGGTTTATAAAAAGGACCACTTCGTGAAAACTACACTGGTCCGGTGTATAGCGACTGCATTTAACCTTCGGAGATGTGCTTTGTCTATGATCGTGATTAgccaagagaaacaaaataatgCTATCAACTGAATATTTTCACATAATCCAATCTAAAACTAAGAGGTACGTACGTAATCGTAATTTCTAAAGGTCGAAACAAATGTCCTAGTGAGATATGAAGTTTGGTTACGCATTATATGattcttaattatattgttttaggagaaataaaaaattgacaagtttttttaatacaatgtttTTTCGTAGGAGAGACAATTTTATAAGAGGTAGTACTAAAACTAATATTAAGAGGGAGTGTCGGCAAGTTTAGACCCTACCACGAAGACTAGAGATAATACACATGTCGCTTATAAAAGATTGTTGTCAACGTGGCAATATTTGATTAGTTGAATATTCCCCCAAAAGAAAGTCACGTATGTCAGCATCATAAAATGAATCTAATGGCTTGGAGATACCACTTGTGCGTGGCCACGTTTCACATGTCACCATTGATTAAATTCGTAGTTTTCTGATAAGCTCGATCGGTAGTGATTTTAgcatttttgttatatatgtctGCTATgtcttttcattatatatatgacgTATTATCaacaacatttaaattttaaatacccCATACTATAACATAAGTTAAGTTTTAATCTACGTGTTTCATGTTCCGGCCAAAGGCGGATTTAAATCAAAAGGTTTAGTTTTAGGCAATGGTGTTTATGTGGTAAAATAGTGTGGTATGATTTTGATCGGTCTAATACACAACGGTCACGCTGTAAAACTCAAATATCGAATGGTTTGAACGCCGCGAACGTTTCTTATCCACTATAATTCAGATCAAAGTAATAAGAAAATTGCCAAGAAATTATTCATTGGCTCCTTGTTAAAAAACATATGATAGCCAGCCACT
The Camelina sativa cultivar DH55 chromosome 6, Cs, whole genome shotgun sequence genome window above contains:
- the LOC104699391 gene encoding uncharacterized protein LOC104699391: MMTLYGQERSADATSNHRVETTETVVRDIHALTPTPEDNSRTMTTTLPPPPAFRGYFSPPRSTTTMSEGASSGENFTTISREFNALVIAGSSMENNEPTARNVTQREEERQHDLNLMRIHEERDHEVETNPLAIVPDQYPSPGLDPGSENRLLGLGESQGRVGTTTVQRVKREEVEAKITAWQTAKLAKINNRFKREDAVINGWVNEQVNKANSWMKKIEVIFFLV